TAGTCGATTATGTATTGGGACGCTTTACATCTGAAGAGATTCCGGATGTTAACCATTCTATTGAAAAAGCAGCGGATGCATGTGAAGAGTGGCTAAATAAGCCTTTTCTTCAAATCATGAATACTTTCAATAGTTAAAAATGAGATTGGGAATATTTCTCTTTTGTTTTACCCATACTAGTAGTAATTGAATTTTTAGGAGGCTAGTATGGAAGGGTATTATTATTGCAGACACTGCGGAGGTAATGTAGGCTCCATTAACGCAGAAAAAGTATATAGCGACGTTTTATTTCAACTAACGGAGCAAGAAGTAGTAGAAATGATTCATTTTCATGAGAATGGAAATATATATATAAAAACGATTTGTGAATCGTGTCAAGAAACGCTCGCATCTTATCCTGAGTATTATGAGTATGAAAAATTTCTGCAATAAAATGTTGTCGCTTTGGCATGTCCAAAGCATTTTTCTGTTTTCCTTTTCCAAAATATTTGCATAAAATAGAATGACTTGCTCTTTATGTTGAGAGGAGTTTTAAAAATGATAGGTTTATTAGAGCAATTTTATAAAAATGAAGAGATACAATCGGTTATTAATGGGTTAGAAGATGGGTTAAAAGAACAACTTATATCAGGGATGGCAACGTCTTCTCGTTCATTATTAATGGCGGCTTTATATAAAAAAACAAAAAAATCACAATTAATCGTGACACATAACTTATACCAAGCACAAAAAGTACATGAAGATTTAGTGGCGTTACTTGGTGAAAAAGATGTGTGGTTATATCCAGTGAATGAACTGATAGCATCGGAAATTGGAGTTGCAAGTCCAGAATTGAAGGCGCAACGTATAGAAGTGTTAAATCGCTTGGCTGCGGGAGAGAATGGAATCATTGTAGCGCCAGTGGCAGGATTGCGTAGATTTTTACCAATAAAAGAATTGTGGAAGCAAAAGCAAGTTGAAATCAATCTAGGGCAAGAGATTGATTTAGATGCGCTCTTGCATACTTTACATCATATTGGCTATGAACGTAAGTCGATGGTAGAAGCTCCAGGGGAGTTCAGTTTGCGTGGGGGAATATTAGATATTTATCCTTTAACTGAAGAACTA
This genomic interval from Bacillus thuringiensis contains the following:
- a CDS encoding anti-sigma-F factor Fin family protein codes for the protein MEGYYYCRHCGGNVGSINAEKVYSDVLFQLTEQEVVEMIHFHENGNIYIKTICESCQETLASYPEYYEYEKFLQ